In Hymenobacter gelipurpurascens, one DNA window encodes the following:
- a CDS encoding AsmA family protein gives MKRPSIRQFLAVAVLGLLLAVVAALVLLGSNWGRREITRQARARIAQNSDLVLAPFEVEFSWLRDFPHITASLHHVSLTDTAFQRAIPVLQIGRADLRLRLSQLLLGRVQINRLAVYDAEFRQLTDSLGHNWGLHGKGPHRAAAFTPPDFNLDSLLLYKVRVTDRNELQNSGFSAYVRRGGLAVRARGGVANVRGTLDAQLEYLRSGRGNLFEQEPVMAWIRYRYDFGRRQGNFLRTHATLNGDTVLVTGTHQAAAPGAPRGTTLNLKFVGRQPLVEVLHVALPTNLHHFLTGATSASHARIQYTIQGLSGPSARPRTILRFQLQNAQMRWPDSVRQIRRWDARGVFDNGPEHSSRTTYLSFEQCRLYSTAGELNARIKVQDFTHPFLTGHVQGRTELQTLATVVVPGLWKARSGQAALNIHFNGLLPEIPERTARRAGQTATATLSPLAARGTVTLENASLLVPSHGADMSGLNVRVRLRDSLWILENLAGRLNGMQVQANATTTYLLAYFSGQHPSTDIKGTFTVDELHLGRLRQLLAPPVGHARAAAPRIRRPGRPRNQELAARAMNLLPPGLHLYIRLRCQRLLLPTDTLFQLAATVRHDGRQVQLSNLQMHVWSGQVKGAISWPTDTLHLQPVAARLAAHFQTIEYRRLLALLHRPVRPAPSNNADPSLQEVLLAANGQAEVSIQNLQLPAGENLTDMRLRLNKTGRNFRIPYLTFGTSAGGTGRVSAMARLNGTELQSAKADIDLRYSELDVQRLFQLLAALTPPSRKAPDAPPTKAPAGGSSLLDGTVAAKVRVSADRVRYAALQGSNFQLRSSLENGWANLDECSLQSFGGSINLRGRVQMDAEAGSQHPLHAQVRLKNINLTPLFGVAAALNLDVMGPENIRGTMQCEGDLHTTLDAAFLPSLSQTHAYLKTDLRELELMDVTALQQALKFLRDKRTSHLYFEPVSPRFILDGTRLLIPDLHLNSNLTDMAISGEYQLDGRANLYVGLSPMQTLFGNNKKRIERIQSGEATEQPSRGLVYVNLHRTPGSRYKVRPFQKQEQRQQQEQLRREFQQLLIRQPLDTTLRLLQ, from the coding sequence ATGAAACGACCGTCGATCCGTCAGTTCCTGGCTGTAGCCGTGCTGGGGCTGTTGTTGGCGGTGGTAGCGGCCTTGGTACTGTTGGGCTCCAATTGGGGCCGACGCGAGATTACGCGTCAGGCGCGGGCCCGAATCGCCCAGAACTCCGATCTGGTGCTGGCGCCATTTGAGGTGGAGTTTTCCTGGCTGCGCGACTTTCCACACATTACGGCGTCCCTGCACCACGTCAGCCTGACTGATACGGCTTTCCAGCGTGCTATACCGGTGTTGCAGATAGGCCGTGCCGACCTGCGGCTGCGGCTGAGCCAGCTGCTGCTAGGACGGGTGCAGATAAACCGACTGGCGGTGTATGATGCTGAATTCCGACAGCTTACCGATTCTCTAGGCCACAACTGGGGCCTGCATGGCAAAGGCCCGCACCGCGCGGCGGCCTTCACGCCACCCGATTTCAACCTCGATTCACTGTTGCTATACAAAGTGCGCGTCACGGACCGCAACGAGCTGCAGAACAGCGGCTTTTCGGCTTACGTCAGGCGCGGTGGGCTAGCAGTGCGGGCGCGGGGCGGAGTGGCTAACGTCCGAGGCACTCTGGACGCCCAGCTGGAATATTTGCGTAGCGGGCGGGGCAATTTATTTGAGCAGGAGCCCGTAATGGCCTGGATACGCTACCGCTACGATTTTGGGCGCCGGCAGGGCAACTTTCTCCGGACGCACGCCACCCTCAACGGCGATACCGTGCTGGTTACCGGCACCCACCAGGCCGCAGCGCCCGGTGCCCCCAGAGGCACTACCCTCAACCTGAAGTTTGTGGGCCGCCAGCCCTTGGTAGAGGTGCTGCACGTAGCGCTGCCCACCAATCTGCACCATTTCCTTACGGGAGCCACCAGCGCCAGCCATGCCCGAATCCAGTATACCATTCAGGGCCTGAGCGGACCATCGGCCAGGCCACGCACCATCCTGCGCTTTCAGTTGCAGAATGCACAAATGCGCTGGCCCGATTCAGTTCGCCAGATCCGGCGTTGGGATGCCCGTGGTGTGTTCGACAACGGCCCCGAACACTCTTCCCGCACCACCTACCTCAGCTTTGAGCAGTGCCGGCTGTACTCTACGGCGGGCGAGCTGAATGCCCGAATCAAGGTGCAGGACTTCACCCACCCCTTCCTGACGGGCCATGTGCAGGGACGCACGGAGCTGCAAACCCTGGCCACAGTGGTAGTGCCTGGCCTCTGGAAAGCACGTTCGGGGCAAGCCGCCCTGAATATTCACTTCAATGGCTTACTGCCCGAAATTCCGGAGCGCACGGCCCGCAGAGCAGGCCAGACGGCTACTGCCACCCTCTCGCCGCTGGCCGCGCGCGGAACCGTTACGCTGGAGAATGCCTCGCTTTTGGTGCCAAGTCACGGAGCCGATATGTCGGGGCTGAATGTGCGCGTGCGCCTGCGCGACAGTCTGTGGATTCTGGAAAACCTAGCGGGTCGCCTGAATGGCATGCAGGTGCAGGCCAATGCCACCACCACGTACCTGCTGGCTTACTTTAGTGGGCAGCATCCTTCTACCGATATCAAGGGCACGTTTACTGTTGATGAGCTGCACCTGGGGCGGCTGCGCCAGCTGCTGGCGCCCCCCGTAGGCCATGCGCGAGCGGCGGCCCCACGCATCCGCCGGCCCGGCCGCCCGCGCAATCAGGAGCTGGCCGCCCGAGCCATGAACCTGCTGCCTCCTGGCCTACACCTCTATATTAGGCTTCGCTGCCAACGTTTGCTCCTGCCCACCGATACCCTGTTCCAGCTGGCGGCCACGGTGCGCCACGATGGCCGACAAGTGCAGCTTTCCAACCTCCAGATGCATGTGTGGAGTGGACAGGTCAAGGGGGCCATCAGCTGGCCTACGGATACACTGCACCTGCAACCGGTGGCGGCGCGCCTCGCGGCGCACTTCCAGACAATTGAGTACCGACGCCTGCTGGCCCTGCTTCACCGCCCGGTGCGCCCTGCACCCAGTAACAACGCCGACCCGAGCCTGCAGGAAGTACTGCTGGCCGCCAACGGACAGGCCGAGGTGAGCATCCAAAACTTGCAACTGCCGGCAGGCGAAAACCTCACGGATATGCGGCTGCGGCTCAACAAAACCGGCCGCAATTTCCGGATTCCTTACCTCACCTTCGGGACCAGTGCGGGCGGCACGGGGCGCGTAAGTGCTATGGCGCGCCTCAACGGCACCGAGCTGCAATCAGCCAAGGCCGATATAGACCTGCGCTATTCCGAGCTTGATGTGCAGCGCCTGTTCCAGCTGCTGGCCGCCCTTACGCCGCCCTCACGAAAGGCTCCTGATGCCCCCCCTACCAAAGCGCCGGCCGGTGGATCTTCTCTATTAGATGGCACCGTTGCCGCAAAGGTGCGGGTATCCGCCGACCGGGTTCGATATGCTGCTTTGCAGGGAAGCAACTTTCAGCTGCGCAGCAGTTTAGAGAATGGCTGGGCCAATCTGGATGAGTGCTCCCTGCAGTCCTTTGGAGGATCTATAAACCTTCGGGGCCGTGTACAGATGGATGCAGAGGCGGGCTCTCAGCACCCATTGCATGCCCAGGTGCGCCTCAAGAACATCAACCTCACCCCTTTATTCGGGGTGGCTGCCGCCCTGAATCTAGACGTGATGGGGCCTGAAAACATCCGGGGTACTATGCAGTGCGAAGGCGACCTGCACACCACACTGGATGCCGCATTTCTGCCCTCACTGTCTCAAACCCACGCCTACCTAAAAACCGATTTGCGCGAGTTGGAGCTGATGGATGTGACGGCCTTGCAGCAGGCCCTGAAGTTTTTGCGCGATAAGCGGACCAGCCACCTCTACTTTGAGCCCGTGAGCCCGCGCTTTATCCTGGACGGCACCCGCCTGCTGATCCCGGATCTACATCTCAACAGCAACCTCACGGATATGGCCATCAGCGGCGAATACCAGCTGGATGGCCGGGCCAACCTGTATGTAGGTCTGAGCCCCATGCAAACCCTGTTCGGCAACAACAAAAAGCGGATTGAACGCATCCAGAGCGGTGAAGCCACGGAGCAGCCCAGCCGGGGCCTGGTCTACGTAAACCTTCACCGCACGCCGGGCAGCCGCTACAAAGTCCGACCATTCCAGAAGCAGGAACAACGCCAGCAGCAGGAGCAGCTTCGTCGGGAGTTTCAGCAGCTGCTCATCCGTCAGCCCCTCGATACTACATTGCGGCTGCTGCAATGA
- a CDS encoding glycosyltransferase, which produces MKTPGLSVLIPLFNRAVAPLVHALLAQAAAWDGPVEMWCLDDGSEEGIKELNRPLAALPGVYYEELPRNIGRAAIRNELASRAQHSWLLLLDNDSLLPDERFLARYAAACAQAPVVAGGTVYEALPPSSSSLLLRWLYGRQREARPAAVRQRAPHGQLTLNNLLIQADLFSGLGLDESLTRYGHEDTKFGWMLRRARIQVHHIDNPVLHDGLEPAAIFLRKTHDAVRNLVQLYRNEGLGADTKLLRAALQLQRWGLGETVCIAFKLRQRQVLRNLLSGRPSLRQLDALKLYWLLRELAA; this is translated from the coding sequence TTGAAAACGCCCGGTCTTTCGGTGCTGATTCCGCTGTTCAACCGTGCCGTTGCTCCCTTGGTGCACGCGTTGCTGGCGCAGGCAGCCGCTTGGGATGGGCCAGTAGAAATGTGGTGCCTTGATGACGGCTCGGAAGAGGGTATAAAAGAGCTAAACCGTCCACTGGCCGCTTTGCCAGGCGTATACTACGAAGAGCTGCCCCGCAACATTGGGCGGGCCGCCATCCGCAACGAGCTGGCCAGCCGGGCCCAACACTCCTGGCTACTACTGCTGGACAATGACAGCCTGCTGCCAGATGAACGTTTCCTGGCCCGTTATGCCGCTGCTTGCGCTCAGGCACCTGTAGTAGCCGGCGGCACCGTGTACGAAGCCCTGCCGCCCTCAAGCTCAAGTTTGCTGCTCCGGTGGCTGTATGGTAGGCAGCGGGAGGCCCGCCCGGCTGCCGTGCGCCAACGGGCGCCACACGGCCAGCTCACGCTCAACAATCTGCTGATACAGGCCGATCTGTTTAGTGGCCTAGGCCTCGATGAAAGCCTGACGCGCTACGGCCACGAGGACACCAAATTCGGTTGGATGCTGCGCCGGGCCCGCATCCAGGTGCACCATATTGATAATCCGGTGTTGCACGACGGACTAGAACCCGCCGCCATTTTCCTGCGCAAAACCCACGACGCGGTGCGCAACTTGGTTCAGCTCTACCGAAACGAAGGGCTGGGCGCCGATACAAAACTGCTGCGGGCGGCACTGCAGTTACAGCGCTGGGGCCTCGGCGAAACCGTGTGCATTGCTTTTAAGCTGCGCCAGCGCCAGGTACTGCGCAATCTGCTGTCGGGGAGGCCTAGCCTGCGCCAGCTCGATGCCCTGAAGCTCTATTGGCTGCTCCGGGAACTAGCTGCCTAA
- a CDS encoding type 1 glutamine amidotransferase produces the protein MPDEGPAHIAAWAKTRGHELHITRWFEPVIVAPDLSATDLLVVLGGAMGVHDEEEFPWLRLEKNAIQTALGSGKPVLGLCLGSQLIAQLLGATVGRNPEPEVGFWPVEFTAEARQTPQLGHLPAEVMALHWHYDAFTLPPGAQLLATSAATSCQGFLWQDRVIGLQFHPEADAAWLASLVGAEGHLLGSGTYVQTVPEIQNHRALLGQSPAFLFPLLDGMLALA, from the coding sequence ATGCCTGATGAGGGCCCGGCGCACATAGCTGCCTGGGCTAAAACCCGTGGGCATGAGCTGCACATTACCCGGTGGTTTGAGCCCGTTATTGTTGCGCCTGACTTGTCAGCTACTGACCTACTAGTGGTGCTGGGCGGGGCCATGGGTGTGCATGATGAGGAAGAATTTCCGTGGCTCCGCCTCGAGAAGAACGCCATCCAAACTGCGCTGGGCTCCGGGAAGCCAGTGCTAGGCCTATGCCTTGGTTCGCAGCTGATAGCCCAGCTTCTGGGCGCCACGGTAGGCCGCAACCCAGAGCCGGAGGTTGGTTTCTGGCCGGTGGAGTTTACTGCCGAGGCACGCCAGACACCGCAGCTAGGCCACTTGCCCGCCGAGGTTATGGCCCTGCACTGGCACTATGATGCGTTTACCCTGCCGCCCGGCGCTCAGCTGCTGGCTACTTCGGCGGCTACCAGTTGCCAGGGCTTTCTGTGGCAAGACCGGGTAATAGGCCTACAGTTTCATCCGGAGGCTGATGCGGCCTGGCTGGCGTCGTTGGTGGGGGCGGAAGGGCACTTGCTCGGCTCAGGCACCTATGTGCAGACTGTGCCCGAGATTCAGAATCACCGCGCGCTGCTAGGCCAGTCGCCAGCGTTTCTGTTTCCGCTGCTGGATGGCATGTTGGCGCTGGCTTAG
- a CDS encoding cell division ATP-binding protein FtsE, whose product MPTSSAPVIELHDAYIMQDVNTVLQKVTFTLEKGEFAYLVGRTGSGKSSLLKTLYADLPLPAGTGTVVGFPLPRLAGGDKVPYLRRKLGIIFQDFQLLFDRSVADNLLFVLNATGWKGKARKQQRISEVLMRVGLANSAGKMPHQLSGGEQQRVVIARALLNEPLLLLADEPTGNLDPDVADSIMKLFVEINNSGTAVLMATHNYQIIRQYPKRVLKCEQGNLIDSVKTPFELRMES is encoded by the coding sequence ATGCCTACCTCGTCCGCCCCGGTTATTGAGCTGCACGACGCCTACATCATGCAGGACGTAAACACCGTGCTGCAAAAGGTCACGTTTACGCTCGAAAAGGGCGAATTTGCCTATCTCGTAGGCCGTACGGGCTCCGGCAAAAGCTCCCTGCTCAAGACACTGTACGCCGATCTGCCTCTACCCGCCGGCACCGGCACGGTGGTAGGTTTCCCACTGCCCCGCCTGGCCGGCGGCGACAAAGTGCCGTATCTGCGCCGCAAGCTGGGCATCATTTTCCAGGATTTTCAGCTGCTCTTCGACCGTTCGGTGGCCGATAATCTGTTGTTCGTGCTGAATGCCACTGGCTGGAAAGGCAAGGCCCGCAAGCAGCAGCGTATTTCGGAAGTGCTGATGCGGGTAGGTTTGGCCAACTCAGCGGGCAAAATGCCGCACCAGCTGTCGGGCGGCGAGCAGCAGCGCGTAGTTATTGCCCGCGCGCTGCTCAACGAGCCCTTGCTGCTCCTCGCCGACGAGCCCACCGGCAACCTCGACCCCGACGTAGCCGACAGCATCATGAAGTTGTTTGTGGAAATCAACAACTCCGGCACCGCCGTGCTCATGGCCACGCACAACTACCAGATCATTCGGCAGTACCCGAAGCGGGTGCTCAAGTGCGAGCAAGGCAACCTGATTGATTCCGTGAAAACTCCTTTTGAGTTGCGGATGGAGAGCTAA
- the fsa gene encoding fructose-6-phosphate aldolase has translation MKFFLDTANLLEIQEAVDLGVLDGVTTNPSLMAKEGIKGTDAVMSHYRQICEMVDGDVSAEVIATDFEGMIREGEALAELHPNIVVKVPMIKEGVKAIRYFSEKGIKTNCTLIFSAGQALLAAKAGATYVSPFVGRLDDIGHDGLQLVQQIVDIFSNYGYPTQVLAASVRHVPHLIQCAELGADVVTCPLSVINGLLNHPLTDKGLATFLADHKKVNG, from the coding sequence ATGAAATTCTTTCTTGACACCGCCAACTTGCTGGAAATTCAGGAAGCCGTAGACCTGGGCGTACTCGACGGCGTGACGACGAATCCTTCCCTGATGGCCAAAGAAGGCATCAAAGGCACCGATGCCGTGATGAGCCACTACCGCCAGATCTGCGAAATGGTGGATGGCGACGTGTCGGCCGAAGTTATTGCTACTGATTTCGAGGGTATGATTCGGGAAGGAGAGGCCCTAGCCGAGCTGCACCCGAACATCGTCGTGAAGGTGCCCATGATCAAGGAGGGCGTGAAGGCCATCCGGTACTTCTCGGAAAAAGGCATCAAGACCAACTGCACCCTGATTTTCTCGGCCGGGCAGGCCCTGCTGGCCGCCAAAGCCGGCGCTACGTACGTGTCGCCGTTCGTAGGCCGCCTCGATGATATCGGACACGATGGCCTGCAGCTAGTGCAGCAGATTGTGGACATTTTCTCCAACTACGGCTACCCCACGCAGGTGCTGGCGGCCTCGGTGCGCCACGTACCCCACCTGATTCAGTGCGCTGAACTGGGCGCCGATGTAGTTACCTGCCCCCTGAGCGTTATCAACGGCCTGCTCAACCACCCGCTCACCGATAAAGGGCTGGCAACTTTCCTCGCCGACCACAAAAAGGTAAACGGGTAA
- a CDS encoding M1 family aminopeptidase yields MTHKWWSSGSFNDYNDWLNEAFAVYSSLLYIRSAGDTATYNRVLAKHTAAAAGAPALIGFQKEKYDYPTYRRVVYSKGTVVLAALHQRLGNEKFLTLLAATAAQKTATTEAFLALVEQTTGAENRAWLLALLKH; encoded by the coding sequence ATCACTCACAAATGGTGGTCGTCGGGCTCTTTTAATGATTACAACGACTGGCTGAATGAGGCCTTTGCCGTGTATTCGAGCCTGCTGTATATCCGCTCAGCGGGCGACACAGCCACGTATAATCGCGTGTTGGCCAAGCATACTGCTGCCGCCGCGGGCGCACCCGCCCTCATCGGTTTTCAGAAGGAGAAGTACGATTACCCCACCTACCGCCGCGTGGTGTACAGCAAAGGCACAGTGGTGTTGGCCGCTCTGCACCAGCGCCTGGGCAACGAAAAGTTTCTGACGCTTCTGGCGGCCACTGCGGCGCAGAAAACCGCCACCACCGAAGCCTTCCTGGCCTTGGTAGAACAAACCACCGGAGCAGAAAACCGCGCCTGGCTCCTGGCGCTTCTAAAACACTAG
- the dgt gene encoding dGTP triphosphohydrolase, giving the protein MMHLTSSDAPAMTWERLLSRRRYPEQPQLHVVTDAPPVRGAFVADYDRVVFSSAFRRMQRKTQVMPLPEMDFVHTRLTHSLETASVGRSLGRLGGRLLLEESESLAKTLPHLDSDFGDIVAAACLAHDIGKPPFGHSGEDAISAYFHSSAAEPFVRVLNAAQRADLQQFEANAAGFRILTHTYAAHSSGSAGLGLTYATLGAFTKYPRPSVVEEASLTRGTSEKKYGYFQTEAARFQEVARELGLLPKPPGTELGGFFHRHPLAFLVEAADDICFRIVDFEDGLKLGLIPCKEGLQLMREILGDAPDRRGSVEWHDWREELGYLRARLINRLVQQTARLFADRSDDLLRGRSDEPLIRQLECWEQLQHMHQLTLQHLYQSRPVLETEAAGFEVLAGLLDGFLHATFDPYTGPRSRKLLQLLPEQFRAVGHQEGASAYEQIILLTDYIGGLTDQNALSLLRNIRGVHLPKGL; this is encoded by the coding sequence ATGATGCACCTGACAAGTTCCGACGCGCCGGCCATGACCTGGGAGCGGCTCCTGAGCCGCCGCCGCTACCCCGAGCAGCCCCAACTGCATGTAGTGACGGATGCGCCGCCCGTGCGCGGAGCCTTCGTGGCCGACTACGACCGGGTGGTGTTCAGCTCGGCGTTTCGGCGCATGCAGCGCAAAACCCAGGTGATGCCCCTGCCCGAAATGGATTTCGTGCACACCCGCCTCACGCACTCCCTGGAAACGGCCAGCGTAGGCCGCTCCCTGGGCCGCTTGGGTGGGCGTCTGCTGCTGGAAGAGTCGGAGAGCCTCGCCAAAACGCTGCCGCATCTGGATAGCGACTTCGGAGACATTGTGGCCGCCGCCTGCCTGGCCCACGACATCGGGAAGCCGCCGTTTGGGCACAGCGGCGAAGATGCTATTTCGGCGTACTTCCACAGCTCGGCCGCCGAGCCGTTCGTGCGGGTGCTCAACGCAGCGCAGCGCGCCGATTTGCAGCAGTTTGAAGCCAACGCAGCCGGGTTTCGGATACTCACGCACACTTACGCGGCCCATAGCAGCGGCTCGGCTGGCTTGGGCCTCACGTATGCCACGCTGGGTGCCTTCACCAAATATCCGCGCCCTTCAGTAGTGGAGGAGGCCAGCCTGACGCGTGGCACCAGCGAGAAAAAGTATGGCTACTTCCAGACCGAAGCGGCCCGTTTTCAGGAGGTTGCCCGTGAGCTAGGCCTCTTGCCGAAACCGCCCGGCACTGAACTGGGCGGCTTCTTTCATCGGCATCCATTAGCCTTTCTTGTGGAGGCAGCCGATGATATCTGCTTTCGGATTGTTGATTTTGAAGACGGCCTCAAGCTGGGGCTGATTCCGTGCAAGGAAGGCCTGCAGCTTATGCGTGAAATCCTGGGTGATGCGCCCGACCGGCGCGGCTCCGTGGAGTGGCACGACTGGCGCGAGGAGCTGGGCTACCTGCGGGCCCGCCTCATTAACCGGCTGGTGCAGCAAACTGCCCGCCTCTTCGCCGACCGTTCCGATGACCTGCTGCGCGGCCGCTCCGATGAGCCCCTGATACGCCAGCTGGAGTGTTGGGAGCAGCTGCAGCACATGCACCAGCTCACGCTCCAGCACCTATACCAAAGCCGCCCCGTGCTGGAAACCGAAGCGGCCGGCTTCGAGGTGCTGGCCGGCCTGCTGGATGGGTTCCTGCACGCCACCTTCGACCCCTATACCGGCCCCCGCTCGCGCAAGCTGCTGCAATTGTTGCCGGAGCAATTCAGAGCCGTAGGCCACCAGGAAGGAGCCTCTGCCTACGAGCAAATCATATTGCTCACAGATTACATCGGCGGCCTCACCGACCAGAATGCCCTAAGCCTACTGCGCAACATCCGTGGAGTACACCTACCGAAGGGGCTCTAG
- a CDS encoding carboxypeptidase-like regulatory domain-containing protein, producing MHRSILFLGFLSVVLSLQAVHAQQVASTTGPATSSTRDSSQLAVVVAKPQESLEAKPAAAPNAPVATPEAASKAEWVKLNGSVLNERNEPLAGATVYIKEAADVVSTNARGEFTMSVPQGLNTLVFSYTGYQEQQLKATNFLPVTVKLQPARRRNK from the coding sequence ATGCACCGTTCTATACTGTTTCTTGGGTTTCTGAGTGTTGTGCTTTCTCTACAGGCGGTGCATGCCCAGCAAGTAGCCAGCACGACAGGGCCAGCTACCTCCAGCACCCGCGACTCCAGCCAGCTGGCCGTTGTGGTAGCCAAGCCCCAGGAATCTCTTGAAGCGAAGCCTGCTGCCGCCCCTAATGCACCGGTTGCTACCCCAGAAGCTGCCAGCAAAGCCGAATGGGTGAAACTAAACGGGAGCGTGCTCAATGAGCGTAACGAGCCGCTGGCCGGCGCAACGGTCTATATCAAGGAAGCCGCCGATGTGGTGAGCACCAACGCCCGCGGCGAGTTTACCATGTCAGTGCCACAGGGGCTTAATACGCTGGTGTTTAGCTATACCGGCTATCAGGAGCAGCAACTGAAGGCCACCAACTTCCTGCCCGTAACGGTGAAGCTGCAACCTGCCCGCCGCCGCAATAAATAG
- a CDS encoding fructose-6-phosphate aldolase, with protein sequence MYIIKVKGKAKIPDYIQLRDENFVLIAYFRADRPLKDLHRYGLENKETELAGVISGLEFGKLQKLEI encoded by the coding sequence ATGTACATCATCAAAGTAAAAGGCAAGGCCAAGATTCCGGATTACATTCAGTTGCGCGACGAGAACTTCGTGCTGATTGCGTATTTCCGCGCCGACCGCCCGCTGAAGGATCTGCACCGCTACGGGCTGGAAAACAAGGAAACGGAGCTGGCTGGCGTTATATCGGGGCTGGAGTTCGGGAAGCTGCAGAAGCTGGAAATCTGA
- a CDS encoding M1 aminopeptidase family protein → MPYKEYQLVDYVLEVQAPALYSVISTRPPTQHRRGHYTFRGRTPAIELTALAALQFRSLSSKPGSAAPVGLYKAGAELNRTDSLLLPETEKVVAFYNGTIGRQDPIARFSILLPGTDRDAFGLLDNATVITYSDFDIRKPDERLILAH, encoded by the coding sequence TTGCCTTATAAAGAATATCAGCTGGTTGATTATGTGCTGGAGGTGCAGGCGCCTGCTCTGTACAGTGTCATCAGCACGCGCCCGCCCACCCAGCACCGCCGCGGCCACTACACGTTCCGGGGCCGCACTCCTGCTATTGAGCTGACGGCCTTGGCCGCGCTGCAGTTCCGTAGTTTATCATCGAAGCCAGGTTCTGCAGCGCCCGTAGGCCTATACAAAGCCGGAGCTGAGCTGAATCGCACCGATTCTTTGCTGCTGCCGGAAACGGAGAAGGTGGTAGCATTTTACAACGGTACCATTGGTCGGCAAGACCCTATTGCGCGCTTCTCCATTTTACTTCCGGGCACCGACCGCGATGCATTTGGTCTGCTCGATAACGCTACCGTGATTACCTACTCTGATTTCGATATCCGAAAGCCCGATGAACGCCTAATTTTAGCCCACTAA
- the guaA gene encoding glutamine-hydrolyzing GMP synthase, producing the protein MPQQILILDFGSQYTQLIARRIRELNVYCEIHPYTHAPDLTEDIRGVVLSGSPCSVRDPEAPNPDLSKYLGHVPVLGVCYGAQLLAHQQGGEVMPATIREYGRARLTHVHHASPLLHGVPTESQVWMSHGDTIKTLPAGYEIIAGTPEVAVAAFHIEGQPTYGIQFHPEVTHSTDGKTLLQNFVVSICGLDQSWTPEHFVDSMVDTLKRTIGEEDQVILGLSGGVDSSVAALLLHQAVGKRLHGIFVNNGLLRKDEYEDVLHSYKDLGLNVRGVDASEEFYAALAGLTDPEQKRKAIGRTFIEVFDREAQKVDGARWLAQGTIYPDVIESVSVKGPAVTIKSHHNVGGLPEKMNLRIVEPLRALFKDEVREVGHTLGLPVNILHRHPFPGPGLGIRILGDITPQKVDLLQRADAIFINGLKNYGLYEKVWQAGVMLLPIQSVGVMGDERTYEQVVALRAVTSVDGMTADWAHLPYDFLADISNRIINQVRGINRVVYDISSKPPATIEWE; encoded by the coding sequence ATGCCTCAACAGATTCTGATTCTCGATTTTGGGTCGCAATACACGCAACTCATTGCCCGGCGCATCCGGGAACTGAACGTTTACTGCGAAATCCATCCGTATACCCACGCCCCGGACCTCACTGAGGACATCCGGGGCGTTGTGCTTTCGGGCTCCCCGTGCTCTGTGCGCGACCCCGAAGCCCCCAACCCCGACCTGAGCAAGTACCTAGGCCATGTGCCGGTGCTGGGCGTGTGCTACGGCGCGCAGCTACTGGCCCATCAGCAGGGCGGCGAGGTGATGCCCGCCACCATTCGGGAGTACGGGCGCGCGCGCCTCACGCATGTGCACCATGCCTCTCCCCTGCTACACGGCGTGCCTACCGAGTCGCAGGTCTGGATGTCGCACGGCGACACTATCAAGACTTTGCCCGCGGGCTACGAGATTATTGCTGGCACGCCGGAAGTAGCCGTGGCCGCCTTCCACATTGAGGGCCAGCCGACCTACGGCATCCAGTTTCACCCCGAAGTAACGCACTCGACCGACGGCAAAACGCTGCTCCAGAACTTTGTGGTTTCTATCTGTGGCCTAGACCAGAGCTGGACGCCGGAGCACTTCGTGGACTCCATGGTGGACACGCTCAAGCGCACCATCGGTGAGGAAGACCAGGTAATTCTAGGCCTGTCGGGCGGCGTCGATTCGTCGGTGGCGGCGTTGCTGCTGCACCAGGCGGTAGGCAAGCGTCTGCACGGCATCTTCGTGAACAACGGGTTGCTGCGCAAGGATGAGTATGAAGACGTGCTCCACTCCTACAAGGATTTGGGCCTGAACGTGCGCGGCGTAGATGCCTCCGAAGAGTTTTACGCGGCCCTCGCCGGCCTCACCGACCCCGAGCAGAAGCGCAAAGCCATCGGCCGTACCTTCATCGAGGTGTTCGACCGCGAGGCCCAGAAGGTCGATGGCGCGCGGTGGTTGGCGCAGGGCACCATTTACCCCGATGTTATTGAGTCGGTGTCGGTAAAAGGTCCGGCTGTCACCATTAAGAGCCACCACAATGTGGGCGGCCTGCCCGAGAAAATGAACCTGAGGATTGTGGAGCCGCTGCGGGCATTGTTCAAGGACGAGGTGCGCGAGGTAGGCCACACGCTAGGCCTGCCCGTTAATATTCTGCACCGCCACCCCTTCCCCGGACCGGGCCTGGGCATCCGCATCCTCGGCGACATCACGCCCCAGAAAGTAGACCTGCTCCAGCGCGCCGATGCCATCTTCATCAACGGCCTGAAAAACTACGGCCTCTACGAGAAGGTGTGGCAAGCCGGCGTAATGCTGCTGCCCATCCAGAGCGTGGGCGTAATGGGCGACGAACGGACGTACGAGCAAGTAGTAGCCCTGCGCGCCGTAACCAGCGTAGACGGCATGACCGCCGACTGGGCTCACTTGCCCTACGACTTCCTGGCCGACATCTCAAACCGCATCATCAACCAGGTGCGCGGCATCAACCGCGTGGTGTACGATATCAGCTCCAAGCCACCAGCAACGATTGAGTGGGAATAA